One part of the Amaranthus tricolor cultivar Red isolate AtriRed21 chromosome 16, ASM2621246v1, whole genome shotgun sequence genome encodes these proteins:
- the LOC130803045 gene encoding protein yippee-like isoform X2 gives MGRLFVVNLEGKIYSCKYCRTHLALSEDIVSKSFQSRHGKAYLFNTVVNTTLGETEDRLMMTGMHTVADIFCVGCGSIVGWKYKSAHEKSQKYKEGKSVLERIVCVIEKL, from the exons ATGGGAAGGCTTTTTGTGGTGAATTTGGAAGGGAAGATCTATAGTTGCAAGTACTGTAGGACCCATCTTGCTCTCAGTGAAGATATTGTTTCTAAG TCTTTTCAGAGCAGGCATGGGAAGGCTTATCTCTTCAACACAGT TGTCAATACCACCCTTGGAGAGACCGAAGATAGACTTATGATGACCGGGATGCATACTGTGGCTGATATTTTCTGTGTCGGATGTGGATCCATTGTGGGTTGGAAATAT AAAAGTGCCCATGAAAAGAGTCAGAAGTACAAAGAAGGAAAATCTGTCCTTGAACG